gcccaaggcaccccaaggtaaaattcaaggacaaccaaaagcctaagcttggggatgccccggaaggcatcccctctttcgtcgtcgtctatcggtaactttacttggagctatatttttattcaccacatgatatgtgttttgcttggagcgtcttgtatgatttgagtctttgctttttagtttaccacaatcatcctttctttacacaccttttgagagagacacacatgattcggaatttattagaatactctatgtgcttcacttatatcttttgagctagataattttgctctagtacttcacttatatcttttagagcacagtggtggttttattttatagaaattattgatctctcatgcttcacttaaattattttgagagtcttctagaacagcatggtattttgCTTTGgttgaatttagtcctaatataataggcatccaagataggtataataaaaactatcatagaaagtgcattgaatactatgagaagtttgatacttgatgattgttttgagatatggagatagtgatattaaattTGTGATatttgagtaattgtgaaattaagaaatacttgtgttgaagtttgcaagtcccgtagcatgcacgtatggtaaccgttgtgtaacaaatttgaaacatgaagtgttctttgagtgtcatcctttgtgtggaggtcgggggcgcgcgatggttaactcctaccaacctcccccctaggagcatgcgtgtagtgcttggttttgatgacttgtagatttttgcaataagtatgtgagttctctatgactaatgttgagtccatggattatacgcactctcacccttccatcattgctagcctcttcggtaccgtgcattgacctttctcaccttgagagttggtgcaaacttcgccggtgcatccaaaccccgtgatatgatacactctatcacacataaacctccttatatcttcctcaaaacagccaccatacctacctatcatggcatttccatagccattccgagatatattgccatgcaactttccaccattctgtttattatgacacgcttcatcattgtcatattgccatgcatgatcatgtagttgacatcgtatttgtggcaagccaccatgcatattatttcatacatgtcactcttggttcattgcccatcccggtacaccgccggaggcattcatttagagtcatattttgttctagtatcgagttgtaatcattgagttgtaaatgaatagaagtgtgatgatcatcattcatagagcattgtcccaaaaaaagaggaaaaaaagagaaaggcaaaaaaaggaaaggcccaaaaaaagagaaaagaaataaaaaggggacaatgctactatctttttttctgcacttgtgcttcaaagtagcaccatgatctttatgatagagagtctcttgttttgtcactttgatatactagtgggaatttttcattatagaacttggcttgtatattccaacaatgggcttcctcaaatgccctaggtcttcgtgagcaagcaagttggatgcacacccacttagtttcatttggtgagctttcatacatttatagctctagtgcatccgttgcatggcaatccctactccttgcgttgacatcaattgatgggcatctccatagcccgttgattagccgtgtcaacatgagactttctccttttttgtcttctccatgcaacccccatcatcatattctattccacccatagtgctatgtccatggctcacgctcatgtattgaaagttgaaaaagtttgaaaattcttaagtatgaaacaattgcttggctgaaaccgaggttgtgcatgatttgaatattttgtgtgacgaagatgggacatagccaaactatatgattttgtagggatgaacttactttgtccatgttattttgaaaatacataattgcttagttagtatgcttgaagtattattatttttatgtcaatattaaacttctatcttgaatctttcggatctgaacattcatgccacaataaagaaagttacattgagaaatatgctaggtagcattccacataaaaaattctgtttttatcatttacctactagaggacgagcaggaattaagcttggggatgcttgatacgtctccaacgtatctataatttttgattgttccatgctattatattatctgatttggatgtttaatgggctttatcatacacttttatattattattgggactaacctattaaccggaggcccgacccaaattgctgtttttttgtctatttcagtgtttcgcagaaaaggaatatcaaacggagtccaaacggaacgaaacctccgggaacgtgatttttggaacaaacgtgatctagaggacttggcgtggacgtcaagcaatcaacgaggaggccacaaggcagggaggcgcgcccccaccctcgtgggcccctcgtagctccaatgacctacttcttcctcctatatatacctacgtaccccaaaaacatccaggagcaccacgaaaccctatttccactgccgcaaccttctatacccgtgcgatcccatcttggggcctttttcggcgctccccCGGAGgaggcattgatcacggagggcttccacatcaacaccatagcctctccgatgatgtgtgagtagtttacctcagaccttcgggtccatagttattagctagatggcttcttctctctctttggatctcaatacaaagttctcctcgattctcttggagatctattcgatgtaatcttcttttgcggtgtgtgtgtcgagatccgatgaattgtgggtttatgatcaagattatctatgaataatatttgaatctcctctgaattcttttatgtatgattggtaatctttgcaagtctcttcgaattatcagtttggtttggcctactagattgatctttcttgcaatgggagaagtgcttagctttgggttcaatcttgtggtgttcgatcccagtgacagaaggggaaccgatacgtattgtattgttgccatcgaggataaaaagatggggtttatatcatattgcttgagtttatccctctacatcatgtcatcttgcttaaagcgttactctattcttatgaacttaatactctagatgcatgctggctagcggtcgatgtgtggagtaatagtagtagatgcaggcaggagtcggtctacttgtcgcggacgtgatgcctatatacatgatcatgcctagatattctcataactatgctcaattctatcaattgctcgacagtaatttgttcacccaccgtaatacttatgctatcttgagagtagccactagtgaaacctatggcccccgggtctattttacatcatataagtttccaatctactttattttgctttctttacttttagtctttatcataaaaataccaaaaatattatcttatcatctctatcagatctcacttttgcaagtggccgtgaagggattgacaacccctttatcgcgttggttgcaaggttcttatttgtttgtgtaggtacgagggacttgagcgtggcctcctactggattgataccttggttctcaaaacctgagggaaatacttacgctacttttctgcatcaccctttcctcttcaagggaaaaccaacgctgtgttcaagaggtagcagcctcccccttgctcctttatatacgggggcagggggcaccctaggacacacaagttgattgttccaagtcgtgtgcggtgcaccctaggtcatatcgtagcggtgcttaggcgaagccctgcgtcggtagcatcatcatctgtacctgctcctttattggaaagtagttcatcacagaaatttgttcctgtgactcctacaccaattagtgaggaagctaatgatgatgatcacgtaacttcagatcaagttactaccgaacctcgtaggtaaaccagagtgagatccacaccagagtggtatggtaatcatgttctggaggtcatgttacttgaccatgacgaacctacgaactatgaggaagcgatgatgagcccaaattccgcgaaacggcttgaggccatgaaatctgagatgagatccatgtatgagaacaaagtatggactttgattgacttgcccgatgatcgccgagccattgagattaaatggatcttcaagaggaagacggacgctgatagtagtgttactatctacaaagctagaattgtcgcaaaaaggttttcgacaagttcaaggtgttgactacgatgagagtttctcactcgtatctatgcttaagtccgaatcatgttagcaattgccgcattttatgaaatctggcaaatggataaacaaaactgcattccttaatggatttattaaagaagagttgtatatgatgcaaccataaggttttgtcaatcctaaaggtgctaacaaaatatgcaagctctagcgatctatctatggactggtgcaagcatctcggagttgggatatatgctttgataagttgatcaaaggatatagttttatacagacttgcagtgaagcctgtatttacaagaaagtgagtgggagcactacatcatttctgataagtatacgtgaatgacatattgttgatcggaaataatgtagaattattctgcaaagcataaaggagtgtttgaaaggagtttttcaaagaaagacctcggtgaagctgcttacatattgagcatcaagatctatagagatagatcaagacgcttgataagttttttcaatgagtacataccttaacaagatttttaagtagttcaaaatggaacagtcaaagaaagagttcttgcctgtgttacaaggtgcgaaattgagtaagactcaaagcccgaccacggcagaagatagaaagagaatgaaagtcattccctatgccataggttctacaaagtatgccatgctgtgtaccagatctattgtataccctaccattGAGTTTGgtaagggagtacaatagtgatataggagtagatcactggacagcggtcaaaattatccttagtggaataaggatatgtttctcgattatggaggtgaaaaaaaaaggttcgtcgtaaagggttacgtcgatgcaagttttttacactgatccagatgactctaagtctcaatctggatacatattgaaagtgggagctattagctagagtagctccatgcagaggattgtagacatagaatttgcaaaatacttacggatctgaatgtgacagacccgttgactaaaattatctcacaagcaaaacatgatcacaccttagtactctttgggtgttaatcacatagcgatgtgaactagattactgactctagtaaaccctttgggtgttggtcacatatggatgtgaactataggtgttaaccacataaagatgtgaactattgatgttaaatcacatggcgatgtgaactagattattgactctagtgcaagtgggagactgaaggaaatatgccctagaggcaataataaagttattatttatttccttatatcatgataaatgtttattattcatgctagaattgtattaaccgaaaacatgatacatgtgtgaatacatatacaaacatagtgtcactagtatgcctctacttgactagctcgttgatcaaagattgttatgtttcctagccatagacatgagttgtcatttgactaacgggatcatatcattaggagaatgatgtgattgacttgacccattccgttagcttagcacacgatcgtttagtattctgctattgctttcttcatgacttatacatgttcctatgactatgagattatgcaactcccgtttaccggaggaacactttgtgtgctaccaaacgtcacaacgtaactgagtgattataaaggtgctctacaggtgtctccgaaggtacttgttgggttggcgtatttcgagattaggatttgtcactccgattgtcggagaggtatctctgggcccactcggtaatgcacatcactataagccttgcaagcattgcaactaatgagttagttgcgggatgatgtattacagaacgagtaaagagacttgccggtaacgagattgaactaggtattgagataccgacgatcgaatctcgggcaagtaacataccgatgacaaagggaacaacgtatgttgttatgcggtttgagcgataaagatcttcgtagaatatgtgggagcccatatgagcatccaggttccgctattggttattgaccggagacgtgtctcggtcatgtctacattgttctcgaacccgtagggtccgcacgcttaaagttcgatggcggttatattatgagtttatgtgttttgatgtaccgaaggtagttcggtgtcccggatgagatcggatacatgacgaggagtctcaaaatggtcgagacgtaatgatcgatatattggacgactatattcggacatcggaaaggttccgagtgattcgggtatttttcggagtaccggagagttacgggaattcgccggggagtatatgggctttgctttaggggaaagagagaggagaggctggacgccccccccaaggcctagtccgaattggactagggggaggggctgcgccccctccttccttctcttctctctccgctttccttgactcctactcctactacttggaagggggggaatcctactcccggttggagtaggactcccctagggcgcgccatagagagggccggccctccccctcctccactcctttatatacggggaggggggcaccccttggagacacaacaattgatcccttggatctcttagccgtgtgcggtgcccccctccaccataatccacctcggtcatatcgttgcggtgcttaggcgaagccctgcgtcggtagaacatcatcatcatcaccatgccgtcgtgctgacgaaactctccctcaacactcggctggatcggagttcgagggacgtcatcgggctgaacgtgtgccgaactcggaggtgccgtgcgttcggtacttgatcggtcggatcgtgaagacgtgcgactacatcaaccgcattgtgctaacgcttccgctttcggtctacgagggtacgtagaaaacactctcccctctcgttgctatgcatcaccatgatcttgcgtgtgcgtaggaatttttttgaaattactacgttccccaacagcctcTTCGAGGAGGTGACCTTGGACTTCGTGGCGGCCCTAGCAGAGGGCGAGGCCTCCTTCACCGGGTGGCCGTTGGCGTCGTCATCATCAGGCAAGGCTCGAAGGAGATCGGCCTTGCGCGGGGGGGAGGTCTCTCCGGTCTCCTCTGAGGTCGCTTCCAagtcctcctcctccccgccagAGTCATCGGAGGACAGCACCATCAGAGCTGTCGCCATCGGGGCCTCGGAGGGCGCCGGTGGCACAAGCCCGCGCCCATCGAAGACAGGCCAAGCGGCGGCAACCTTCGCCCCGTCTGTGCGGCGATACAGTGGGACAAGGATGTCCGGCGGATACCCCTGGTTGTCCCCAACCAGGAGCCGGAAAGCCGCAGTTAGGTCCTCCTCTGACAAGACATCCGGGCGCAGGCAAAGATTATCCTCCTCGTCTCCGAGCTTCCACAAGGGCCGTGAGCGCACCTGGAGTGGGGCCATGCGCTGCGCCAAGAATTCCTTGACGATCATGGCCCCCGTCTGCCTCGCCGCCCTTGGGTCGTCAGGCTTCAGGTCGGTGGTCATCTTCTCCAACACCTTCTCCGCCCACGGATCGCTGAGCCTAGCACGGAGCCACCCGTCGTGAGGCATGGGCATCTCCATCGGCAGCGCCAGCCAAGGATGagagcacttggcgtccatcaggacccacttgctcctgaagccctcggccttcttcccggtCATCGAAGGGAAGATGGCGCGGATCTGAAGTCCTTGGGAGAGAGAGGCGAGAAaagggatctggagcaagacgaaggcaAGAAATGAAGGCACCGCAGCACGCACCTGCCTTTTGTCAGGGGCAATTGCCGAGGcaacatggggaagcggagatgcccacgtccaatcagtcgccacgcgtcaattaaggccgcaggctattgggcctgcggcgctccgcacttgccctttggcttcacctcgaagccaagtccgagcgcgccttgggcccgggggctactgtcggcgttctgggaacgggggtccccagacttgcctgcctgcggcccagggcgtggctcgcccagcggcctggtatggcccatcttcatcagcaaacactcatgaccctcgcgaggggccgagcctcgcgaggcggacaacacaagacctcctcaggggcagcctcgctaggctggctcgtgaggagcggagatatctatgtaaggggcacctcgtgaggagcgcgtgacgtgagccttgacgaccaaggccaggcaggcgccagcgggcgcagagtactagtttcctctttggtgctaaagaggcaagctcaggcgaggagtcccgaggcgtcaggcaaaggtttccatatcggtgcaacaagaccaagaccagcaggacggcaggacggagctcatcgtggagcccaggatgacgtcaccaccagagcctttggcaggcgaagactacttttgtcaggatagcttgtactagctgtcccccttcaaacttggccgttgtgggactccttcccgcctaatatttgggaataggaccagggcctctataaataggactagccaccatcatAGCCGGGGACGGATCATTCGGACCACCCTAGCACCTACCAGCTAgccgagcccaagaacacctctcctcctgagaCTATTCTTCCcgttgtacttgttcatccccagcctacaaggcaatccaccacaccacactcgagtagggtattacaccacaacggtggcccgaaccagtataaaccctcgtgtcatgtgttcttcgagttcgtcgagttaggccgtggatcgttgagcgagcgagctagtgagggagagagatcttcgtgcgcaccccagtgttcgaacctcaagggtttgccggaacctgTAATCCGACAGCTTCAGTTTATACACAATAAAAGCAAAAATAAGAAGTGTGTGTTGATGGTTCATATGCAGTTTCTTTCAAAAGAAATATACCTTCTTACCTCGAATGACAACCGTTGGTTCACACCTTGGATCACCATGTATTTTTCCCTGAAGGAAAAGACCAGTTGGTGAAAGAGTTCCAGATTCGTCAGTCTTTCATGATGGCAGCAATCTCACCAGGCTTGAACTGCAGAATCCAGTAGCATAAAACAAGGGAAAATCTCAGGCAGAGCAAGGATAATAAATAGTAATAATAAACACATCATGCACATAAAATTTTGAACTTATGGCACTCTCGAGGCACAGTACATTAGGATTTGATAGTAAAATTGACTACCTTCTTAAACAACAAGATAGTTGTACCAGCACCATGCAATGATACGATACGGCATGATATAACAACCAGTCAGTGCAACCAGTCCAAGTGAACTTGAGGTTACCTGAGGCACAAGTATGCAGGAGTACAACGCCACACACTGCTGCACGTCCTCTCCAGGTAAACCACGCCGATGTCGTAGTTCTTCCATACGCCGGCGGTGAGTAAGGATGTGTGCCCGGTGTGCAGGTGGGCGATAATTACTTTTGATGGTTCAGTACATACCATATGGTCAATAAACAATGCAAAGAAATTACATTTATATTATTAGTTTACAAAAAAAGCAttgtcttcatcttcatgattatacaaacacaaacatatagaTTGGTGCAAATTAAATCCAAACAAGAGAATCAGTGTGTCATGCCTAATTTACAGTACATATTTGTGAGGGTAAACAAGAACTTGTCTCCCCTAATTAATTCTAACTCAAGCTCTTTTTATGACTTCTCAGGTGCAAAATTGGGAAAACATTTTATGATTGTTTCTACACCAATGTAATAGCTTTGAAGATTTCCTACACCAAGCTTGGTCCCATGGAATTCCATACAGACTGTTTAGATGAAGCAAGAGCAACCATGTCCCGTAAAATAAAGATATATCAGCTTCACAAAGGTACTCCTGAATATATGTGAATTAAACATGCACATCTCTCTATGGTTCTACCTTATACATCTTCTAGATATTAGTTTTCTTGATATCAATTCTTTCACACAGAGTTACAAATAAGGAGGCTTCCTTCAACTGCTAGTAGATGTCTCCTTCAAAGCTATTTATATCGCCCTTTCAAAATATGGATGGACTTTGAAGGTGACTATATATCTGACAAAGCAGTGCTATTTACAGGCCATACTGACAGCGTATTCAATAGTTTTCCAAGTTATATAGAAAAGGTGGGCGCCAAAAAACATAATTTCAAAATTGCAAGTTATTTGTATGACATAAAACAGAAGGAGATACCACTCAAGTCACATGAACTTTGGATAACATTGCAGTTAAGCAATGATAACTTGCAATGGATTAGTAACCTCGAAATGTTAGAACTGAATCTTAAACACGTGTAACAAAAATGCCATCGTACTCAAGAATTTAAAGAGAAAGAAATGTTTGCACTTACATTCCTCTGCTTATGTGTTGTGTTGTTTTGTTAGTCCACCGCAGATGGAATACATTTGGTGTTTCGACATATTTCCTGGTAATATGGACAAAAGAAAGATATTACAAATACCAATCATATGCCAGTCAAATGCTGAACAATTACAACTATGAAATACAAAAATATCAGAAGTGATGGAAGATGGTTTCAAAAACACCAATGACATGCACTCTTGGATACCACCAAGACATTGGAATGCATATTCAATTCACATAATCCGTTCTTCTGCTTCCATAATTGAGTTGTTGGCACAGGGCCGATGGAGCCTTGACTCTCCTAGTGGTTTCTGCATGTACAATATACACAACATAGCTGGCTAAATGAGTTGATAGATCGGATCCCGACAAGACTGGCACATACTTAACATTGGCCGCCCCTGCCTTGATTCAATCACATGCTGGCAAGGTTGCACACATAGAGGAAGACTCGATGGATTCTTGCCAGCTAGAAACGAACACAAGCAAGCACGCAGGTGATGCTGATTTGTTCACCAAAGATGTGTGCCGCCTGACGCAGCGGCGAGAGGAGACATAGAAACAAGATGTAATCTGAAAGGCAAGCGAAGAACCATCGGTGAAGAGATCGCCCGGCTACTCGCaaccggcttcatcatggaagtgtttcaccccgagtggctagccaacccagtccttgtccTGAAGAAAAATGACACCTagcgcatgtgtatcgactacaccagcctcaacaaggcgtgccccaaggatccgttcgcCCTGCCAGGAAAGATCAAGTGATCGATTCCACGGTTGGCTGCGAGCCGCTGTCCTTTCTGAACGCTTACTCCAgctaccaccaaatcaagctGGACCCGGACGATGCCCTCAAGACATCCTTCATCACGCCGTTCGGATCGTACTACAACATCACAATGTCGTTCGGCTTGAAGAATGTAGGCGCCACGttccagcgctgcatgcagaagtgcctgcTGCAGCAACTCGGCCACAACATCCATGTCTACATTGAtgacatcgtggtgaagaccaagcagcacctcactCTCCTAGCTGACCTCAAGGAAACTATCACCAATCTACGCCGGTACCAGATCAAGCTCATCCCAAAGAAATGCGTACTTGGCGTGCCAGCTGGCCAGCTACTCGGTTTCCTCATCCCGAAGCGCGGCATTGAGGCaaacccggagaaaatcaaggccatcgagcgcatgcgcaagcTGACCCGGCTGCGGGATGTCCAGAAGTTCATCGGCCGCTTGGCCTCTCTCAGCCGGTTTCTCAGCCGCCTGGGCGAGAGGCCCTTGCCCCTGTATCAGCCGATGAAGAAGACGTCGTCGTTTGAGTGGAATGACCAGGCGGACGAGGCTTTCCGCAacctcaagcgcatgctctccaccgcgCCCGTTCTGGCCGCGCCGGCTGACAAGGAGGCGCTCCTGCTCTACAATGCCGGCACCTCGTGGGCGGTCAGCACGACGCTGGTCGTCGAGCGGACGGAAGAGGGCAAGATCCAGTCAGTTCAGCGTCTGGTGTACTATCTAAGTGAGGTGCTCTCTGCCTTCAAGCAGAACTACCCctactaccagaagatgtgttacggcgtgtacctcaccgccaagaagctaaaGAAGTATTTCCAAGAGCACGCAATCACCCTGGTGAGCACGGCCCCCATCAACGAGATCATGGGCTGCTGGGATGCCTCCGGCcaggtagccaagtgggccatcgaGTCCCAGgcgctggccgacttcctcgttgactggatagagacccagtacctgcctcTGCCGCCCGATTTGATGCACTAGCACATGCACTGCGACGGCTCCAAGATGCACTCCGGCCTGGGAGCCGGCATTGTGATGTCCTCCCCCAAGGGCGACTGGCGCCGATACGCGTTGCAAAtacacttcgccgcctccaacaacgttgcCGAGTACGAAGCGCTTGTGCACGGCCTCCGGCTGGCCAAAGAGATTGGCATCCGACGCATCCTCTACTAtcgcgactcggatttggtggtgcAGCAAGCATCCGGCGAGTGGGACGCCCGCGAGGCCAACATGGCCAGCTACCGCTTCCTGGTCCAGCAGCTCGCCGACGGGTTCGAcggatgcgagttcctccacgtcccCCGCACGGACAACGAGGTCGCCGACACGCTGGCCAAGATAGGCTCTACCCGGCATGCGATCCCACCCGGCATCT
This sequence is a window from Aegilops tauschii subsp. strangulata cultivar AL8/78 chromosome 7, Aet v6.0, whole genome shotgun sequence. Protein-coding genes within it:
- the LOC141026856 gene encoding uncharacterized protein, with the protein product MHCDGSKMHSGLGAGIVMSSPKGDWRRYALQIHFAASNNVAEYEALVHGLRLAKEIGIRRILYYRDSDLVVQQASGEWDAREANMASYRFLVQQLADGFDGCEFLHVPRTDNEVADTLAKIGSTRHAIPPGISLEHLRKLSIKPSPDS